Within Porites lutea chromosome 2, jaPorLute2.1, whole genome shotgun sequence, the genomic segment acagcttgcttgattagttgtgaaatttctttgtttgtttacggcagcaaaccgggaaggcattttgctcgcaacttaagCGAGTTTgacgtcgctcgctcggaggaactggaggtgaatcagtgaatagtgcaggatattcactgattgagtagccaatcagagcgcgcgaaaaacactatccactgttttagtatatactaaataaaacTATCCTATTAGATAACTATATATGAAGGAGAAATCTTGAATATTTTAGTTCGCGGCTCGGCAATTGGACCGGTTCCGTTTGGTTATCGACCGGTTCTGTTATGGGATATTATTAACATAAATaccaattaattaattaattaattaattaattaataccTTGACCTTTTCTTCAAATTCTCTCGACGAGGGAACGGTGTGGAGATCAGTCAGAAGAAGATATTTTTATAGACATGTTAGAGCTCCAGTAACAGTAGTTCCTAATGATTAGCCTGCGGgatcaggggcactcaacgactgttttatgtaaaatatctgttcgatgAAACAAACGCATAAAttattacaagcggtagagcgaaaaacaaacttttagtCATTCAAGTTGACGAAACTCTTGGCTTTGCTTAAAGGATCCACTCGCTTGTGATCCTGCAAACatttgcctgaagaacagatattttgaggaacagatccattgggtgccccttcATCTACTCTTGATCATGAACTCTCGCGTCTTCTCAAGACAACGTCTCGGAAATCTTGTATTTTAGATCCCATTCCTGGCATCTCAATGGAAGATTGTTACACCATTTCGTTACCCGTTATTGTGAGCAATACCTGTATTTGCGTGCTTCAACGAAGCAGCTTTAGATCCGTTACTTAAGAAGGACTCACTCGACCATGAGTTCTATAAAAATTTCAGACCCATCTCAAATCTAAGATTTGTCTCTAAAGCAACTGAAAAGGTTATCTGTATGCTCGTATCAGTTCAGTTAGTTTCGGGATCAGTGCAGCGTACCTAAAAAGAGAGACCTTCATCACTTaaggcgctttccatttgtcagaactgtcAGGCCGGACAATTGTTGGACCAGTTAGTTAGCAaatgaaatcggctttttccaagggtttttgctgaaaaactatGTCCCTCGTGCATACTTTTTGGGACTTGACTGATCGAGCTGGAtagttttaattaaaagtgaaattctcattaagacgggaatggtctggccgttctgacaaatggaaagcgccttTAGTTGTACCAAGACGTAAAACTACCTCgcagcctggaacaggctaggcgGCCGCAACTTTTAAGATCGACCTTTAGTAAGTCTAGGCTGGGTGGTGAAATTTTCTCATCTGACATAACACCTTGGGGCCATCATATTATTGTAGTAGTGTTAAAGTTACTGTTACTAACGGCAGACAGTCAAATAGCCCATGTTCCATGTATTAAATAATCTGAGATTAGGCCCAATTTTAGctgttctcatacattctctctaacggctaccgctctTCTTTGTACTCAAGTCTCTTCCGGGGATTGCGAATTAGAATGTAAATATATGGAACGTGGGCTATTAAGAAAATATTAGGCTGAGATTACACATGAGAGACCTATATTTTGATctctatttaagcaatagaaaacgtttcccatgtttgcatagcctgatataaacacgagaggggtgggaaaattcgagacagttatgcaaacccgagacgaagtcgagggtttgaataactgtcgagaattctcctaacgcctcgagtgtttatatcaggctatgcaaacacaggaaaaaagttttctattgcttttataaaataactttccagcgaaaaaaaaaggcaaaactctttgtatggcactgattaaaggagaaattcttaccagtcgcagtAAACTTgccgagttttgaactcgaaaactttttcaaattcgtgcttgcgtgattagcgcgcgaaaacccaaacaacttgacgccacaaccatgtttacatactctcatgcaaacactcctctcggccaatcagagcgcgcgtactatcttagttattttataaatatcaaTGTTAGGCGAGTGTTGAATGTGGTTACCATTAATATGACAACAATGTTTTTATGCAtgtagaaaaggaaaaattgaatAATCGACAAGTGGGATTTTATAAAATTGTATTgctgtttatttaatttttctaaaTACCGTTGCTCAGAACATAGCAGTATAGGactagagtaaaaaaaaaaaacgaacctTACAGTGAATACGTTCATTCTAGCGTCATATTTAACATTTTATAGATTTATATAGAAGCTCGGTAAAAAAAGGACAGAGCCATGCATATAGCTTGGGAAAAAACCTTTACGGATTATCAATtcatttttactattatttgttgtttgttgaagttttaaaaaaaaatgtcgcaTATAGGAACTCAGATAAAAGTATCATTTGTGTTGTGGGTAACTTGGGAGGGTTAAAAACGACTAAATCATCCGCAATATCTTGAGATgttgtcaaaaaagaaaaagaaataagagaAGGACTCTTTCAGACGGAGTGAACAATGATCGTTAACCCATAATCGCCAACAATACTTTGCAAGAGGCATTTATCACTTCAAtcgcaaaaaatatatatcaatgaTTCTAATGGCGTAGAAAAACGGTTTTAAAGATGGATACCAAAGGCGTTTGCACATAGTTTAACGATTCTTACATGAGCCTTTAGAAAAGACCCTAAGCGATTCAGAAGCCTTTCTTATACAAACCGTCAGTAATGACTCTTAGCCTTCCGTAAGTATCTTAAAGAAGCCTTATGTAAGACAAGCCTTGTGCAATTACCTTACATAAGCCTTCCGTAAAGATTTTACACAAGCCTTCGGTAAGCCTTCTTAGGCGTTCTGTaagactcttacacaagccctctgtaagtatcttacacaagccttgtgtaagcatTCTTACGCGTTCTGTAAGCATCTtgcacaagccttgtgtaaggactCTCTTTTGTTAGTTTGGTAAACGAAGGCAATTCGGCGCCTACGCGTTTCTCACCTCCTCTGTTGATGTTTCTTTggatactgtttttaaccaaatgTGATAAAAGAATGTCATAGGATGAGTTAACGTTTGCTCAAAAAgaggttttctgtaaaagatcGAGGATCGAATGAAACACTAGGCAAGACTGAAGCGGATTTCGAGATGTATCCGACGCATACATTTGATTTCGGGTTGAGGTAAACGCTTTTCAAATTGGCAAAAATCGTGTCCAGGTCAGCGCTGTTCCGTAGCTGACCGTGTCCCTTTAAGAAAGGTcataaaaatttgcaaaaagatCTCATGCAGAATCACTtcgttttaattttgtaaacagATTCTACAGACTACTGGGAGCCTGACTTGGCCGCATACTTAATCGAAAAATTAACTTCATCGAAGAACATTTCTCGAGATAACAGAAGGCATGAAAGTTAGCAAGGAGAATTTAGTCAGGTCACTATTTAACTGTGTTTGGCTTCTTGGCAGCAATGACAAAGTGTCAGTTgttattagtaatggtaacaggactgagtggagtccaatttggtctgtaatcatacgagtgattaacaaaatcggacgaccgcgtagcgggagtccgatttgttcaatcacgagtatgattacagaccgaatagGACGACACGAAgctctgttaccaattaatcataactttaacaaaatttgtaatataataggctattttttaaatcaaaacacaagaaattcgaaattttgtttgctagcagtgaaaaaaaaaaagccatttaagtgcgcgcgtgatggcgcgtactgtccaattacttaggcatgacgcgtactgtcctattaaactgtccaattaaggctgaaatcagggcagttgatagccaatcagatttgagaattttgttatagttatgattagccGAATTATAATACCATTTGATCGCTGTCGgaatttttagtaaaatccaaatcAATCCTAGCAACCATGATGTAAGCAAACCAGTCATCCGTGGTTGCATACTGAGtactttaaaacaatttctcaTGGGAAATTTGGGAAGAAACTTTTTCCATCAATGTTCTTAAAAATTTTCGTTTCGCAAGTTGAAATCGTTCTCCGTGCATTACATTAAACACTAATTCGACCACCATTCGTATGTGAGGAAATACCTGGTGTATTTAGTAAGTGAACAATAGAGGCACTGATGAATACTAATCTGAATGATATACCAATGTGGCGATGTTAATTTAACATTCAATTTGGTAAATAGTAGTTTCCTCTAAGCTTatacatttttgttttaagtgggACCATAAGTTACTGTTTACGACTGCTTTGAAGAAAAACGTTTATTAAGGTGAGTGGAATGCATTTAGTTAACATGCGTGCGTGGATGCAAGGATGCGAAATGACATAACAGTGAAAAGAGGATACATTGGGTGCGGCGGCCATGGAGGGAAATGGTTTCAAAAGGGAGAAGCGGCCTCGTGTTAGAGTCATTTTTCACCGAATGAAACCTCATTACCGTCGCTAACCAGTTCTTATCATTACGCggattctttaattttccaataCTATTTACTGAGCATTCATAAAACAGCCACTAATTGAGCTCGACGTTTCTTCAACATAAGCTTGCATTTCGAGAGGAATGATGAAGATGTTAACTTCGGGTGCGTTTCTTTGGgaaaatccgaaaacggatcaTTGATCCAAGATCGATTGGATCAGGGTGCATCACAGAATCCACTCTGGAAAAGGATTCTTCGTTGTACTTCGTTGTGTCATTCTGCATACATTACGTTTTGTATACATTACTCTTTGCATAATTATGCGAGTCGCATGTCAGGCGTTAAAGGGAGCAAGTTATtacacaaaacacaaaattttcCTAACGTTTGTATACTTTTAACCTCTTGGGTTTGAGATCGGTTTCTATTTTTTTGCCCTGATTTTTAATTGATAGCTGTTGAGTAGTTTGGTATAGATAgttttcactgtgacgtcatcaaaatagcgaggttttacgaattcttatttacactaggttgaagataaacaaaaagtatatCCTTGTGCAAGTTTCCatttccgtagcatgtttcgtttcaaaaatacaacaatttgaacttccgagttttcacagtgcgtgacaccaaaataggaatgccgtctcgttgaaaaaaaaagtctctcctcttgattttcagcagtataaccacttcaagtattagaagataattatgtttatgcgtacgtatgctagttctcgagtgaaaagaaagagcttttatagaaaaagtgaactccagatgtttttgttgatttccggcggtcATATTGGTacaccaaaacggtgcaccaatatggtgtctccatacaaagctgaTCTACAAAGGtacgtgaaacgtttcggcaaataactcagaaactatgggccacaaagacctaagacttggaaaaattgtttatatattagtcttttacaacattgcatttttttggcttcttccactggacggtttccaatttaatttttggttgtatgacagtgaaaacgatttATACTTTGATAACAAGAAACTATTTGGCGCTCCTCAACGTTTCAAAACATCTATCTCTTGTATAAAACAATTGAAGACGCACAGAGAATAAGTAAGTGACTGACAAAATGTCGTCTTCGTTTGTTCAGCTCCAGCTATGATACGAAGAAGACGATTCAAGTTTCAACTGGAATTTGCAGCTCTTATAGTGCTCTGCTTTTTCAGTTGTCGCCGAGACGATGCAATCAGTGTGACTGCAGAAAAACCTATCAAAGTAGTTCAAGAGGTCTCGGGTACGTACAGAATATCACCACAACTAAGAATGACATGGGCGTTCTGTTACTGTTGGGTAAGGTAGTTTAGTGGGATATTTGATCTTATAAGTCTCACAAGCGGGATTATACCCGTGAGCTCCTGGTTAGTAAATTGACGTTTTTTCGCCATTAGCTAGCTTTGGACTAATCAATTCAATGATACATTCGGATCTCACATTTGACATTTCGCATTTCACTTCCCATTCCAAATTTCTTGCTTCATTTCACATTTCATTCCACGTTTTAGGGAAAAATTGCAGCTCTGGATGTCCTCTTGTTGTAGTTAGGAAAAATACAGCTCTTTTacttattagtaaaatccaactagtggtctattaccaatgctgcgttctgattggttgagctactactaggctatatgttatagcccactagtagcgcaAAGCGCCGGcattgaaaaccaaaacaatggcggctgaattgcgttttgctagctaaagttgttttgtctcgatatttttgaccaactagttgcattttactaaaacaattattccactcgcccTCATTATTATAGCTTTCAAggattttttaaattctttatttattatttattcattaattttaacttatgtaaagcgcttttgaaTATTCTTCTATAGTTTTAGCGCTATACAAATtcattatcattcattcattcattcattcattcattcattcattcattcattcattcattcattcatggcccattcgggctcgaagaataattgttaatcatTTCAGATGGATCATTCACTGGAAGACATCCTCTCGTTCACGTGACAAACGATCTCAGGAACTGCAGCCCACCATCAATCGAGAATTTTCCGGGTGATTTGTTCAACCAGCATGAAAGGCGACTTGGTGCAGTCGTTATTCATTTTCTGGTTGCATGTTACATATCCTGGGCCATAGCTATTGTCTGCGATGAATATTTCGTTCCTTGCTTGGAGATTATTTGTGATAAGATGAAACTTCAATCTGATGTGGCCGGTGCTACTTTCATGGCTTTGGGTAATTCAGCTCCCGATCTATTCGCCTCAATCATTGGTGAGTTGTAAGATTACGCTTTTGATGCACGATATTTACTATCGGGGATTCACAAATGCCAAGTGCATAAACAGGCCTAAACTCGTTCCCGAGGTTTTCTCGGCGTCCAACATGGCGGCCTGTTGCCCACCACCAACTCGGTGGAGAAAGCGTTGGGAACGAGATTGCTGTAGAAACTAGGAGATGTAGTCCGAGCTAGAAGTGCAAAAAGCCAAAAGGCAGCTAAGGAAATATTTTCAGACAGATATGGACCGCCGAGTAGACAAACATGCAACTACGGATTATTCACAGATTTCCAAATATGCTCAAATATTGTGCACATGCGTAGTACAGACCCCAGGAAACTCGCGCAGTTTTGATAACGAATGGAAGTTTTTGCAAGTGTGACTCTACACCTTAGAAAAGATTTAATGACAAATTTCTACCTTCTAATCATAGGTGTCTTCATCACAGAAGGGGACATTGGGATCGGCAACATCTTAGGCTCAGCGGTATTCAACGTGCTGTTCGTTATTGGATTATGTGGCGTAGGGGCTGGAACGGTAAGAAGATGACCAGGAGAGGATAACCACGTGATTTACAGCGTTTTCACGGATCGAGCTATTTCAAGACTGGCTCAGGTTCCATTGATTAACTATTGACCCCTAAGGAACTAATCAATTATGCAAGCCTTCTGAATGGCTGGGAAGGATCTTGCGTCAGTCTAAAAAAGTGCTCAATCCGTGAATTCGTGTAGATTTGAATCTTCTGCTCTCTTGTAAAATAACCGTAAACACTGCCCGCGTCGACCAGCTTTTGCTAACTGCGGGCATATCCAAGAAATgcttcttattttctaattttctattaagatagaaattaaaaataataataataaaaaaaatcaaattcgcTGTAACATAAATCTTTGGAAGCAGTACCCTCCTGCTCACGGACTCCTGACATGACCTTATCCCTCAACAGACCTCTTTAACTTGTACATTTTGTTTTCCCAGATGAGGGTGTTTATGTCATGCACGTGTTTATGCTTGCACGCTTTTTGAAATATCAAGTGTTTTGAATGGAGAAAACAAAACGAACAAGCTGCAGCTGTGTATTTTTAGATTGGGTTTCTAGGCAGGGTAGAGTGAACACTACAGACAGGATTGCAATGTTAAAATGTATATCAGTGCTTACTGGTTTACTAATCttagaaaaaacattttatgaGCCCATTCTTAGAAGTGTCCAGGAGCCAAGAGCAGACGAAGCTAAAGACTAGTTTGTTCTTGATGTTCCTATTttaggaggggagggggtgtggCTATTTTGACGTCACATAAAAGCGTTAACAACGCTGCATGTGCATCACGTTTTGTTACCTTTGTCCTTCAAACAAAACCGTTTGGTTCAACCCGAGATGTTCCAAAAAGAAAAGGCGTACTAGACTTTTAGGTGACATATGCTTTCAAGAGCGCATGTTCCGAACGAAAAATAAATGATCATAAAGTAGAGATTTGAAGAAGCAACTTCAAGTAAGCAATTTCGTCGTTAACCTACTTCGTCTAACTTGTGTGATGTGTCCATAATAGGTTTTGTATTTAGCATGGTGGCCCCTCGTCAGAGACAATATGTTCTATCTCTTCAGTCTTGTCATTCTCATCTTGGTGCTCATAGATAGCATTGTAACCTGGTGAGTGTTTTAACTTCatgtaacattaatttttagtcCCTTTGGCTACTGAGGGTTGGCGCAGTGGTGAGGGCAGTCGCTTTCCATGAACGTTGCCCGGGTTCTATTCTGCCCTCGACACTTGTGTGAGATAAGTTTGTTGGTTCTCTACTCCGCTCGGAAAGCTTTGTTTTTCTCGCTCCCGATACTCCTGTTTTTCACTCTGAAGTAAGAACCAGCATTTGATTTGAATCGATTTGTAGTCTCTTCAGTTAACCACTTGACTGGCCCGCACAGCCAGGACTTAGATAAAGATGGGAAACGATTGTCAATAAAGAGGATGCTCGTGACGTCAAGGCAGCTATATTGTTGAACGTCAACCTCCTCGGGATTTTCCCCCGGAGAGGCGGAAAAGCTCTGGGAacgaagttgttgttgtttttttttttctcggggaCTGTCTCATGACATTTTTGACTAGAAGCCCTATGCCAAAAAAGTATTGTACAAGGATTTGATATGATGTAATCTGCACCGGAAACTTTGCTAATTTCTTGTATTTCGGAGCAGGGAAATCATCTCGGTCAAAGATTCcagcaaatatatttttttaaatcatcaatgaacaaaatgaaatttagctaagcttttttatttttgtgatttcTATTTATTTCGCAGGCCAGAGGCATTGGCCATGTCGTGTTCCTATTTGATATATTTAATCATTATGTACTTCAATCCCCGAATTGAGGCCTGGCTTTATAAAATAACCAATACGAACAGTCCTGAGTTTAAATCCGATCTACACGCTTCACACGGCATCAAAGCAAGCAACAATGGATACCAAAAGATTGCTGATGAAGAACAGAGCCACAGCGGAGGAAAAGAGAAGAAATCACTTAGCACTAATGAACAGACAAACTCTGCAAAGGAGACGCCTGAAGAgaaaggaaatggaaaaaaggaagagaaacaACAAGAAGAAAGGAAAGAGGACGGTGGGCAGAAACAACCACTAAAGGGTAGAGTTTATAATGTTATTGGCAATCGGAAACGACCAGGAACCGTCCCTCAAAAACAGGAACAGGATAGAGGGTCTCTTCTTGGGGATAGCTTTGACGGTGgattttttgtgcttttgatGGTTCGATTTTCGTGATAAGCGGCTCAAATAGTGAGATCATAAAGATCTCGTGTTTCAGGAGTTTTTGCTCAGAATGCTTGCAATAATATGCATGCAGACCTCAATTAGCGTCACAAAGTGTTCCCTTACACTTCGGGTCCATTTCAACATGACGTATAGCAAGAAATGCTGACAATAACCATCATAAAGTGTCTTCCtaactaaaaaaaacagttatcTCAATCCTTAATTAAAACAACCTTAAAtcaaacatttatttatttattacatatTCACTCCACTACATTACaagcaaataataaaatgaaataagctaacactactataagaaagaaaagaaagttgtggAGAAGGAGACAACCAAAAGCGCCAATGTGCCATAATAGGGATGCCCCCACTAattaaaatataagaaaaatatatacaaatagaaatataaatgttctagttatccttgataaagcttaaaacattttttttacagttgcAATACTTTTGATTCTCTAATATGATTGggtaaaccattccattcatttacaatacgctaaaaaaaaaaactatatttaaaaccatcagttctactaaaatttggaacaaggtcctgtgtgtaatttttcctcaagttctaacctgtatttctgtccttacaaaatgtgagcttatttgaaatgtcaatatcaatgtccattaattacattaaaaaaaatgtaacatctctagtgaacctcctatttgataatgacaacaattttagcTTAGATAGTCTAAGAGTCATCAGACCTAGTGATCCATCTGCTAGCTCTTCGCTGAACAGCCTCCAATTTATCAATGTTACGTTTAGTATGAGGCTTCCAAATTTCGCATGAATATTCTAATAAAGGTCTCACAAGACTACAATAAAGTGTGTTCATGGTATCAATATCCTTTAAGTCCCTACAAGTCCTCTTAACCAACCCTAAAACCCTATTAGCCTTAGCAGTTATTTTATCTACGTGTTGGTTCCATGAAAGATTACTAGCAGTAAATAATCCAAAATCTTTATACATATTAACACTTTCCAACGGTTGACCTTCAATATTATACTCCCCAACTTCCCAACTCCCCAACATTTCTTGGTATTAATTCTCATCTTATTCATCTTACACCAATCTGAAATTTTATCTATGTCATTTTGAAAAGTAGACAGATCTCCTTGAGTGCTAATAACCCTATACATTTtactgtcatcagcatacaaagcAATTGAACTGTCCTTACTAATTACCCCCGGTAAATCGTTGATGTAGACTATGAAGAATAATGGTCCCAACAAAAAACCTTCTGGGACACCAGAGGTTACGGTTAACCAGTCGGAAGCCTCTCCTTTCATTACAACACGCTGTTGACGTTAAATAATCTCTACACTAGTTTAGCAAGTCTCCATGGACACCATATTTGTAAAGTTTGGTTAATAGATAAACATAATTATTATGAGGTAGCTTGCAAGTGGACTTAGCAGGACACTTTGTGGCGTCAACACCGAGTGTACATccatttatttgaaaaaaaaaaagtcgatGACCACGCCCTGGGGCTGGTGTGACGTGTGTCCACCttgttttcagtctttttttcGATCTTTATAATTTACTTGTGTTTCTTCCCAAAGGTGTAGTCTTCGTTCGTTATGATTCCCCCGaatttgttttgtagtttttccaAGAAGAGGTGTATATGGGCTTGGAGAAACTCAAATTCAACGCCTTTTGTTTTTACAGGAGACGGTTTAAAACACCGACCCGTCCCAGATCTCTTGTTAGGGACGCCATTTAATCCTCCGGAGGGGTTGGCGGCTAGATTTTGCTGGTTCCTTGGCCTTCCAATCAACATAGCGTATTTTTTCACCATCCCAGATGTGAAGAAGGAATCTTGCCAGAAGTGGGTGGCAGTTTCTTTTATAGTTTGTATTGCTTGGATTTCAGTATCGTCTTATACCCTCGTTTGGATGGTTACTGTTATTGGATATACATTTGACGTCCCGGATTCAGTCATGGGTCTTACACTCGTCGCTTTTGGAAGCAGTGTACCAGATTGTTCGGCAAGTCTGTTCATCGCACGAAAAGGTAAGCTATGCTATCATTCCAGTTGCAATTGACCATAAAACATACTGTACTACAGTGGCAACAAGACTTTCGCATAAATGTCACGTAGATCGCAGAACTCAACTCGAGAGAGTTAATTTACGTCCCACACGACCATATTAGCTCTTCAACCAGAACGCAAGACATGTGCAGTGTAGACGTTTATTGGAGTACGTGCCTTTTCTTAAGTTTGTTTCGCCACCATACAGGCAAAGGctggaaagaaagagaaatatttaCCAAGGGAGCTAGCTATCTCTAATTGCAGCTATTGAATCTGGGAGAAACCTGATTGAGAAATGATACGAATTTAGTCGAAATTCCCAATGATCAAAGCTGACTTTGTAACAGAGGTTCGTCAATTAATTACGAACCACGTGGGGGATTgcaagggggaggggaggaacataattgtcctttttttccttttacctCCATTGCGGAGCTTTCCCCAGTCCGAAAgttctgattttcttttttggtctcTCTCAGGTGACGGCAACATGGCGGTGTCAAACAACGTGGGAAGCAAAACATTTGATGTTCTTCTGTGTCTGGGTGTCCCATGGCTTATTAAGGCAGCGGCGTGGAATGCACCTATTGAGGTCAACAGTCGTGGACTATTTGTGTCGTGTTTTTTCATCGTGGGAACTGTGGCTATTGCCTTTTTTGTCCTttatttgaacaactgggtctTGAACCAAAAAGTTGGGTGTATCTTTATAGTtatctatttcatttttctgGGGACATCAGTGTCCATGGAAATGTTCGTATTCGGCAGGTTTCGACTGCCAATGTGCAGCATCgaagtttgaattttcttcttcgataatcattttcattttgttctcAAAGGTTGTATTTCTAGGCTTTGGAGCTGAAAACGTTTTGGTGAGCAAACCGATAAGACA encodes:
- the LOC140926318 gene encoding sodium/potassium/calcium exchanger 4-like, translating into MGVLLLLDGSFTGRHPLVHVTNDLRNCSPPSIENFPGDLFNQHERRLGAVVIHFLVACYISWAIAIVCDEYFVPCLEIICDKMKLQSDVAGATFMALGNSAPDLFASIIGVFITEGDIGIGNILGSAVFNVLFVIGLCGVGAGTVLYLAWWPLVRDNMFYLFSLVILILVLIDSIVTWPEALAMSCSYLIYLIIMYFNPRIEAWLYKITNTNSPEFKSDLHASHGIKASNNGYQKIADEEQSHSGGKEKKSLSTNEQTNSAKETPEEKGNGKKEEKQQEERKEDGGQKQPLKGDGLKHRPVPDLLLGTPFNPPEGLAARFCWFLGLPINIAYFFTIPDVKKESCQKWVAVSFIVCIAWISVSSYTLVWMVTVIGYTFDVPDSVMGLTLVAFGSSVPDCSASLFIARKGDGNMAVSNNVGSKTFDVLLCLGVPWLIKAAAWNAPIEVNSRGLFVSCFFIVGTVAIAFFVLYLNNWVLNQKVGCIFIVIYFIFLGTSVSMEMFVFGRFRLPMCSIEV